The Vibrio ishigakensis genome has a window encoding:
- a CDS encoding DUF2971 domain-containing protein, protein MKFYKYMTLNKNTLDAFINEYCWYSSPLSFNDPFDCALMKGKKFKEFFLETKKILCLATEHNNLLMWSHYADSHKGICIEYTPFSDEEIASLKEQGIFGDSPNDRLCIIQNARKVEYKSVEAINDYLDLLPNTDQELMELHDQKQAAGQAEEYYLMISKALTIKHESWAYENEYRIIHDGNNRNTHPGKITKIYIGAKASSQDKRTLSMLMNGSIDLVCMDFSESKYALTERILNPEIDFQGLGLSFEE, encoded by the coding sequence TTGAAGTTCTATAAATACATGACATTAAATAAGAATACTCTTGATGCGTTTATCAATGAGTATTGTTGGTATAGCTCTCCGCTCAGTTTCAATGACCCATTTGATTGTGCGTTAATGAAAGGGAAGAAGTTTAAAGAGTTCTTTTTAGAAACCAAGAAAATACTATGTTTGGCGACTGAGCATAACAATTTGCTAATGTGGTCTCACTATGCTGATTCGCATAAAGGAATTTGTATTGAGTATACGCCTTTTAGTGATGAAGAAATTGCTAGTTTAAAAGAACAAGGGATTTTCGGAGATTCTCCCAACGACAGATTGTGTATCATACAAAACGCTCGTAAAGTTGAGTATAAATCAGTTGAAGCCATAAATGATTACCTTGATTTATTGCCGAATACTGACCAAGAACTTATGGAATTGCACGATCAAAAGCAGGCAGCTGGACAGGCTGAGGAATACTACTTAATGATAAGTAAAGCTTTGACCATAAAGCACGAATCTTGGGCGTATGAAAACGAGTATCGCATCATCCATGATGGTAATAACAGAAATACTCATCCGGGCAAAATCACCAAGATTTATATTGGCGCTAAGGCTTCTTCACAAGACAAGCGAACGCTATCGATGTTGATGAATGGTAGTATAGACCTCGTATGTATGGACTTTTCTGAATCAAAATATGCTTTAACTGAAAGAATCCTAAATCCGGAAATTGATTTTCAGGGTTTGGGCTTGAGCTTTGAAGAATAA